From the genome of Brassica oleracea var. oleracea cultivar TO1000 chromosome C4, BOL, whole genome shotgun sequence:
GGATCTCTTCCACTTTGATCGTGCTTATACCCGACGCAGCAAGATCCACTGCAACCACGCCGTGACCGGCAGCCTCGAGATGTGGTATTATCTTGTACCAACACCATGCCCCATGGCAGACCCCGTGGACAAGCACAAACCTCTTCTTTTCTTTCTCCATTTGACTTTTTTTTTTTTTTTGTTACCGAGTGTTGCTGATCTTGCTTTCTTGAATTTATTTTTAGTGAGAATTGTTTGAAGTTTAGATGAGAATTGTTCAGAGGAAAAGGAGAAAGAGAATTGAAGTTTAGAGTTTAGAAAGAGAATTGTTCATGAGAGGAGAGAAGAAAGAATAAAAAAAAAAAAAAGGGTGGTCGAGTAAGAAAACCATAAAGTTAACTAAAAAACAAAAAGTGGAAAAAAACTCTACATGCAAACGTGTATGGAGCAGAAGTGAAGTAGGTGCAAGTCTAAAAGAAGAAACATGAAATTATACTGTCAGTACATATTAGTACTTTTGACTTCTCTGCAATTTTCTGCAACGAACTGGACATTGTGTCAGATGGAAAAAAGCATTTTTGTCCAATGTTGAACACAACTCTGTGTCTTGTGCCTCAGTTGTCACTCAATGCGCAAGTCTCTAATTTGAATCTCATTTGTGGGTACACTAAATCTCCCAAAGCACAAATAGCTTATGCCTCTACTCCATTAACTTTTTGGCTGTTTATTCTCGTGTGTTACCAAATATGTGTAGAGATTATCTTATCGAAGTGAAATTAAGAACAATATTTGTGTGATAAGTGCAAAAATCCAAGGCACGTGATGGGCATTGTTTTCTTTTCCAACCACTCTAATCTTTTGTATCAATTTGGCGTTACAAATAGTGAAACAGAACAAAAACCCTGTGAAGAGCCATCAAAGAGACTTCTCACCCCACCTTTCTTGAGCTTTGATGCTGCATCCACATGTTGTGTGGTAACTGAAAAGCTTTTATTTAGCGTCACTTCTTTGTACCGCCGGTACAATTCTTTTTTTCTTATAACTATCATTCCTTTCGAATCAATAAATCATACTGCAATAACAAAGTTTACCTCACATTCAGTCTCACAATCCCTTTGAATCAAACCCACACAGACATGTATTTTTCTTTCTTTTCAGAACCAAGTATGTCCCCCCCATACACAAATAATGGATGGATCCAAAATCGTCTCATGATGCTTATATTTTCCAATCTTCTTGGAGAATATTTACTGACATTTATTCATACCCGACTACATTTTATTCGACCTCTCCATTCCATGTTATAAGTATAGTTATTCAGAAGTAGGAGAAGACCTGGCTTGAATCAAAACGTGATTGTTCTGAATAGCTCTGGCTTTGGCATTCCTTCCGTTGCTCTCCATATTATGTTTTCCAGTTTCTCACATAACTTCTTGTAGAACTGCAAATGCAATACCCACAAAAATCAACACAACAATGATGCACTCTCTCTTTTGATAACGCAATTGCTGTAGCTCAGATATTATTTAACAAACCTTGTGGTACTCAAGTGTTTCACCAGCAGCCTTCCTAACGTCTACCATGAAAAGCGATGGTGCCACCTCGTAAACCTGCATATTACGTTCATTTTAAAACTTTATAGAAACCCCTTTTCTCGATGAAGTTAGACTAGAAATACAACCTCTATCACAACAGCAAATTGCCCTGCCTTGATTGAAGATAAACCCTCCAGCCTTGTCTGTTCATCACACATAGCGTGCATTGTCAAGAAAACAGTTCATAGCAACTCGACATTAGAAAACTGAAAAGTTTACGCTAGATCTTCCATTTTTTAACGTCAGAGAAATAAACTAAGTTTCCTTGGCAATCATATCAATTTACACATAAAACCTATTAAAGTAGAGAGTTTGAGAAGAAACGCATAATAGTAAGTGATATAAGGAATTAGATACCTTGAAGTTGCGCGTATGAGCCCTAAACCCCATTGAGGTTGCAACAGCCTCAATGTTAGCTATTATCACACTAGGCTCCCTTCGAGAAACAAAACGGGTTTGCCTTTTCACAAAATCCTGCGAGAGACAGATCTTAAAGGATAAGCCACCAATATGCATGCAAGGAACATCACGGATTCCATTTCTATCTACCAATATGCCAAGCAACCAATTATCTTATGAACCTATATTTTTTTTACAGAACTAGAACACCGCACCATTCAAAGGTTAACACCATCCATAAGTATGTCAAAACAGGTACTACCTGTCGCTTGTCAAATAATGCTGATAGGTTTAAGCCTTGTGATAATGTAATCATCTCAAAAGCATTCATCATTAGGGGTCCCTCATATCTTCTCTCTATATTCTCCGCTACATAACTTCCCTGTGAACAAAAGTGCAACTGACAGGGTCAAATGTATGTAAAGCAACCAAAATTAGCTTGAGCTAAGACACATAAGGATGTTTTCTTTGCATTTTGGTTACCACTTTGGGACGAGCACTAAACACTGTAGATTTGTGGGCCATACCATAGCTTTCATAATCTTAGTAGGAGATACATGTTTGATAAGTCACTGTGCATAATTAATGTTCCTAAACGATCTTAACAGTTAAATGAAATTTCACGAACAAAGAGCATGGAAAGACCAACCTCAATTCCATCAAAAACTGCACGAACATCATCCAAATTAACTTCTTCCTCTTCCTTTGCTCGAGTAGGCATGTAATTCAACTTGAACCAACGATCTTTCCTAATTCCTTGAATTTGAATACGCTGCACTAATTGGGAAACATCCACAGATAAGGAGATAAAAATTTACCAAAGACTTTAAATAAATAGCAACAAACATGAACGCTTGGAGAGGACGAATCAAAAACACTCACTGTATTGGGATTGGGGTCAAGTATCCTCTGTATTAAAGACTTCACATCTGCAGAGAACCACTGTGGACAAGAAAACTCTGCTGCACTAATCTGTAAGAAAAGTAATGATGACTAATTCAATTTTCCTGATAAGGATGCAAAAAAAAAAAAAAAGAGAGTAAATTACCACTTACTTTTCTGTACAATGATGGAAGATCTGTCTCAGAAAAGGGCAAGAATCCAGCCATAATGACGAAAAGAATAACCCCGCAAGACCAAATATCTGCTGCTGAACCATCGTAGCCTTGGCCATTAAGCACCTCTGGAGCTGCATAGTTTGGAGTTCCACACGTGGTCCGCAGAAGTTCTACTCCCTGATTCAATACATAACAAACAAATTTAAAAAAAAAAAAAAGAGATCAAAAGTATCTAAATGAACAAGAGTCAGTGGTGAGAACTTACTTGCTGAGGCAATGCACTGAGTCCGAAATCCGAAACCTTCAGGTTACCATTGTTATCGAGTAAAAGATTTTCAGGCTGCAATTTTATCATACACATAGATTATCAAAGCCTGGAATGCAAGTAGAAATGTTCTAAAAAGGAACCAAAACAAAAAAGGGATAATACTTTGAGGTCACGGTGGTAAACACCCTTGCAGTGACAATGAGCAATAGCATCTATAAGCTGTTGAAAGTATTTGCGAGCCTCACTTTCTTCAAGTCTCCCTTTATGAACCTGCACGAAGTGAAGACGACATCCAAAACAAGAATTGAAGTGGAAAGCTAGAACTACATAGACTTTCAAGTAATAACAAAGTATAAAATGACATACAATTCTATCAAAGAGCTCTCCTCCAGTCACAAACTCCAAAACGATATATATTTTAGAAGGACTCGCCAAGACCTACATCCGAAGCAACATCATCATGCAAAAGGAGAGACAAACTTGGCGGATGCAAGGAAACATAGACAGACCTCATACAACCTGACTATGTTAGGGTGTCGTACAATCTTCATTGTAGATATCTCTCTTTTGATCTGGACAAGAAAAAATTAGAAAGAGAGTTTCAAGCAAAAGCAAGAACCATACAACATTTAACAGTCAGGGTACCTGATCAGCCATTTTGTTCTTAAGTATAGTACTCTTAGCCATGATTTTAATGGCAACGTTTTCTCCACTGTCTGTGTTCCTCGCAAACTTAACCTTAGCGAAACTGCCTTCCCCTATGGTCCGACCAACCTCATATTTACCCAGTTTCCTCGTTTTCTTTGTCATAATTCTTTTCTTCTGATCCATTACATCAGCTGCATCATTCAGAAACTTTACTGATAATCTGGCGATTTGGAAAAAGAAAAAGAACAATTCAATTCTTTAGGAGCGAAAGAGGGCAAAACAGGAGAAGTTCGTATGAGATTAGTAACAACAAGACATGAAAGTACGGTCTTTGAATCGTAATTGCGAAATCTACAATCTTTGATCAGAGAATTAAAAGTAAATCCTTACCCTTTTTGGTGAAGATTAAGCGAATTAATTAACGAGCGATCCTCAGTTTTTTTCGACTGACCAAAAATTTACGAGTTATTTGATTTTGGATGGACCAGGTGAAAGAAAACAAAGATGGAGCCTACTTACTACAAGTAGAGGAGTCCCTGTTGTGATCTAAGTCACCACAAACGTTGGATCGATATGAAACATATCCGACCCGTTCGATGATATTTTTTTACTGGTAATTGTTTAGAGATGCAAGGATGTCATAAGCAACACTATTTTTAATTCTTTTATTCATTTTGTTGTTTCTTGCAGAGATTTTCATTGAAACGGATCAAGATACCACTCGCCACTGAGTCGCTGACAGCTAGTCATGCCCGCCTTATAATTATTTTCGGGGGTGCAATTTTGTAAAAACCTTTTTTTTTTTTTGTTTTGAGAAACGGCCTAATTTTGTTAAAACTTTTTACTAGAAACTCACAAACAACAGTTTTCAAATATAGTAATTAACAAAACACTTAAAACAATATTATATTAGATAAATGAGAAATTGTTTAAAATACTTTCAAGTTTGTTATCATTTAAAAATATATATTTAATCAAAAATACTGTCACATTTGGATTTAGAATTAGTGATTATTATTTAGGGTTTATTATTAGAGGTTAGAGTTGAGTTTATAAATTTCTATAAATGTTTTATAAATTATTATTAAGTTTTTATTAATGATTTAAGAGGTTTAATGTGTTTTTCCTTATAAAAAATTTAAGAACTGATTGAATTACAAAAAAGGACTTGAGTTTAAATTCTAATAACTAGTAGCGTGAAATAATAAATTGTTACGAAAGATTAGCCGCAAACGTTGAAAAATATAAAAGATGAAGAGTCCGCTGCACTATTTGCACAGTGAATTTCTCTTCTATATAAACGATCGTTTCGATCGATTGTAAACACACCATTCCTTCTTCTTCTAATAACACATCCTCTCTTGTTATCAGTGTTATCTTCTCCTACGGGTATAAAATTTTGCCCTTATTTAAATTTCTTCGATACAATAAAATTCTAGTTTTTTTATAACACGTTATCAGCACGATCACTCTGCGATTCGGTAAAATTTATTTGTATCATTTATACCCTGTTATAATGGTCGGTATACCGCCTCTACTATTATTTATATCATGTTATAATGGCCGGAATACCGCCTATATTATTTACTAGTAATTTAATTTATTTATTGGTCTGCCGAGCCGCCTTATATTCTGTTTATTATTAATTGGTCGGCCGAGCCGCCGTATAATTTATTTATTACTCTGCATTGATCGGCTGTGCCGTCGCATGATTTGTTGTCATAACATAAATATTTTATTGTCATAATTTTTCACTTTTATGAAATTTTATAGATTTGATTGACCGTTTAATACGATGTTTTCAGACTAATTTTTGGTGCACTCGATTTAACCCCAACGGTCACAAAGAAATTT
Proteins encoded in this window:
- the LOC106336840 gene encoding CBL-interacting serine/threonine-protein kinase 24, with translation MDQKKRIMTKKTRKLGKYEVGRTIGEGSFAKVKFARNTDSGENVAIKIMAKSTILKNKMADQIKREISTMKIVRHPNIVRLYEVLASPSKIYIVLEFVTGGELFDRIVHKGRLEESEARKYFQQLIDAIAHCHCKGVYHRDLKPENLLLDNNGNLKVSDFGLSALPQQGVELLRTTCGTPNYAAPEVLNGQGYDGSAADIWSCGVILFVIMAGFLPFSETDLPSLYRKISAAEFSCPQWFSADVKSLIQRILDPNPNTRIQIQGIRKDRWFKLNYMPTRAKEEEEVNLDDVRAVFDGIEGSYVAENIERRYEGPLMMNAFEMITLSQGLNLSALFDKRQDFVKRQTRFVSRREPSVIIANIEAVATSMGFRAHTRNFKTRLEGLSSIKAGQFAVVIEVYEVAPSLFMVDVRKAAGETLEYHKFYKKLCEKLENIIWRATEGMPKPELFRTITF